The following proteins are co-located in the Sphingomonas panacis genome:
- a CDS encoding GAF domain-containing protein, which produces MYAFDIDAASKTDLYRDLAAALDALTADESDPIANMANMAALLWEYLPDLNWAGFYRLVDGELVLGPFQGKVACIRIPLGKGVCGTAAATLETQLVEDVHAFPGHIACDAASRSELVVPIVYQGQLLGVLDLDSPLPARFDAGDAAGCSALARIIAPRLVG; this is translated from the coding sequence TACGCCTTTGATATCGACGCCGCCTCGAAGACCGACCTGTACCGCGATCTCGCCGCCGCGCTCGACGCGCTGACCGCCGACGAAAGCGATCCGATCGCCAACATGGCGAACATGGCGGCGCTGCTCTGGGAATATCTGCCCGATCTCAACTGGGCGGGCTTCTACCGGCTGGTCGATGGCGAGCTCGTGCTCGGGCCGTTCCAGGGCAAGGTCGCGTGCATCCGCATTCCGCTCGGCAAGGGCGTGTGCGGAACGGCGGCGGCGACGCTGGAGACGCAATTGGTCGAGGATGTCCACGCCTTCCCCGGCCATATCGCCTGCGATGCGGCGAGCCGGTCCGAGCTGGTCGTGCCGATCGTGTATCAGGGGCAGTTGCTTGGCGTGCTCGATCTCGACAGTCCGCTCCCGGCGCGTTTCGACGCGGGCGACGCGGCGGGATGTTCCGCTCTGGCACGGATCATCGCGCCGCGCCTCGTCGGCTGA